In Mycolicibacterium nivoides, the DNA window GCAACTGGCCGTGTGTGCGGGTAGCTGCGGGCCGGGCAATCTGCACCTGATCAACGGATTGTTCGACGCGCAGCGCAGCCGCGTCCCGGTACTGGCTGTCGCCGCCCACATTCCGCGCACCGAGATCGGGTCGGAGTACTTCCAGGAAACCCATCCCCAGGACCTCTTCCGCGAGTGCAGTGTGTACTGCGAACTGGTCAGTACGCCCGAGATGGCGCCACGCATCCTGGAGATGGCGATGCGAGCGGCCGTCGAGGAGAACGGGGTCGCCGTCGTCGTCATCCCCGGTGAGATCTTCCTGCAACGCGCGGGGGAGACCGGCTGGACCACACGTCCGGTGCGTCCCACCCGGTCCATCGTGCGTCCGGACGACGAGTCGGTGCGCCGGGCCGCCGACATCCTCAACGCCGCCGAGCGCGTCACCATCCTGGGCGGCGCCGGTGTGGCCGGCGCGCACGACGCCCTGATCGAACTGGCGTCCACCCTGCAGGCCCCGATCGTTCATGCGTTGCGGGGCAAGGAATTCATCGAGTACGACAACCCGTTCGACGTCGGGATGACCGGTCTGCTCGGTTTCGCCTCCGGCTACAAGGCCATCAAAGAAGCCGACACCCTGCTGATGCTGGGCACCGACTTCCCGTATCAGCAGTTCTATCCCGAGGGTGCCACCGTCATCCAGGTCGACATCCGCGGCCGCAACCTCGGCCGGCGCACCCCGATCGACCTCGGCCTGCGCGGCAGCGTCGCCGACACCCTGGCTGTTCTACGGCCGCTGCTACGCCCCAAAGGCAACCGGGACCACCTGGACCGGTCGCTGCGCCACTACCGCAAGACCCGCGCCGCGCTCGACTCGCTGGCCGTCAACGATCGCGACAAGACCCCGATCCGGCCGGAATACGTTGCCGCGCTTGCCAACCGGATCGCCTCCGACGACGCTGTGTTCACCTGCGACGTCGGGTCCCCGGTGGTGTGGGCGGCCCGCTACCTGACCATGAACGGGCGGCGCAGACTGATCGGGTCGTTCAACCACGGCACGATGGCCAACGCGCTGCCGCACGCGATCGGCGCACAGACCGCATTTCCCGGCCGGCAGGTGGTTGCCCTGGCCGGTGACGGCGGGTTGACCATGCTGTTCGGTGAGCTGGTGACGCTGATCCAGAACCGGCTGCCGGTCAAGCTCATCGTCTTCAACAACTCGTCGCTGAACTTCGTCGAGCTCGAGATGAAGGCCGCGGGCATCGTCACCTTCGGCACCGACCTGGTCAACCCGGATTTCGCCGCGGTGGCCCAGGCCATGGGCATGTTCGGCCGGCGGGTCACCGAACCGGCGGACCTCGAACGCGCCGTCGCCGATGCCTTCGCCCACGACGGCCCCGCCGTGATCGACGTGCACACCGCGCGCCAGGAACTGTCGATACCGCCGGCGATCACCGTCGAGCAGGCGAAGGGCTTCTCGCTCTATGCGATCCGGACCATCCTGGCCGGTCGCGCCGACGAACTCCTGGACCTCGTCACCACGAACGTCGCCCGCCGAATCCTGGACTGATCCCTCAGGCCGGCCGGGGGATCGCGGCCGCCGTGCTCTGGCCCAGCCATTTCGGGATGGCCCGGCGGACGTCGGCGGATCCGGACAGCGCGACACGACCGTCGAGCACAGCCCGGGCCCAGCCGGCATCGCCGCGCCAGATCTCGATCAGCGTGCGCAGGTTGGTCTGCACCGTCCCGGCGACGTCGTAGCCGGGATCGAAATCGCAGACATCGGCCTGGCCGTCGCTCACCGTCAGCCACCACCTCGACGCCTTGGGCGCAACGCCGTCGAGGACGAACGCGATCGTGGTGCGCGTTCGGGGCCAGTCGGCGATGGGGATGGTGCGGCGCATGTCCCACATCAGCAGGTGCGGATCGAGGTCCTCGTCGCCGAGATCGCCGATCCACCGCACACCCCACGATCCGAGCGCATCGACCACGCCGGCCAGTTCCTGCCCGCACTCGGTGAGGGAATAGCTTGTCCGGCCGTCGATTTCGGAGCGTTCGACGACCCCCGCGCGGGTCAGCGACTTCAGTCGCTTGGACAGCAGCGCCGGCGACATCTTCGGGACCCCGCGGCGCAGGTCGTTGAAGTGGGCGCTGCCGCGCAGCAGTTCCCGGACCACGAGCAGGGTCCAGCGTTCGTCGAGCAGCTCCATGGCCTTGGCCACGGGACAGAACTGGCCATATGTCGACATCGGCGGTCTACCTCCCCGGAGAGTGCGCAGTGTCCTAAGTACACCGCTGTCAGGGCCCGGAAGCCAGTACAGATCCAGAACCTGCCCCGCTACAGATCTGGTACTGGAATACGCGCACCCCGCGGGTTGACGATGGAACCGACCGGAGAAACGGACGATGGGAGCCCGGCCATGAACGTCACGACCAGCGACAGCGAGCTTGAGGCCAAACACCGGGCGCTGTGGGCGCTCGGAGACTACGCGGCGATCGCCGCGAACATCGTGCGCCCGCTGGGGCCCGTACTGGTCGAAGCCTGCGGCATCGGACCCGGTGACCGCGTGCTGGACGTGGCGGCCGGGACCGGCAACGCCGCCATCCCCGCCGCGACGGCCGGCGCGACGGTGACGGCCAGCGACCTGTGCCCGGAACTGGTTGAACAGGGACGACGGCTGGGGGCGGACGCCGGGGTGATCATCGACTGGGCCGAGGCCAACGCCGAGGCATTGCCCTACCGCGACGATTCCTTCGACACAGTGCTGTCCTGCATCGGGGTGATGTTCGCACCGCACCACCAGCGGGCCGCCGACGAACTCGTGCGGGTCACCCGCCCGGGTGGGCGGATCGGCTTGATCGCATGGACACCAGAGGGGTTCATCGGACAGCTGTTCGCCACCATGAAGCCGTATGTGCCCGCGCCGCCGCCCGGGGTGTCCCCGCCGCCGAAGTGGGGAGACGAGGACTACGTGCGGACCCTGTTGGGGGACCGGGTCGGTGAGTTGACCTGTGAGCGCAGGGAACTGGACGTCGACGCGTTCACCGACGGCGCCGCGTTCCGCGACCACTTCAAGGCCAACTACGGCCCGACCATCTCGGCCTACCGGGCCATCGCCGCCGATGCCGATCGGGTCGCGGCACTGGACGCGGAAATCGCCGCCCTCGGCGACCGCTTCCTCACCGGCTCCACGATGCGATGGGAATACCTGCTGACACTGGCGAACGTGCACTGAGCGGGAAGGGCAGCTGGCACCATGGCTGCATGCCCGACGATGTGCAGGAATTGCCGACTCTCAGTGCCACCGATCAGGACGCCATTCAGCGGTGGTTGCAGGATGAGCGGATCGGAACGAGCCTGACCGATGTGGCACCGCTGACCGGCGGGACCCAGAACATCGTGGTGGGCATGAGCGTCGACGGTCGCCGAATGGTGCTGCGGCGCCCGCCTTTACACCCCCGGCCGACCAGTGACAAGACCATGCTCCGGGAGATCGCGGTGCTGCGCACCCTGGCGGGCTCGGCCGTACCGCATCCGGGGTTCATCGCCGCCTGCACCGATCTCGACGTGATCGGCGTGGTGTTCTACCTGATGGAGGAGGTCGACGGGTTCAACCCGGGTACCGAGGTGAGTCAGGCCTACCGCGACGACGCCGAACTGCGCTACCGCGTCGGGTTGTCGTACGCGGGGAGCCTGGCCGAACTGGGCAACGTCGCCTGGGAGAACAGTGAACTCGCCGCCATCCGCCGGCCAGGATCCTTTCTGGCCCGGCAGGTTCCGCAATTCCTGGGGCTGCTCGAGAGCTACCGCCACGAGCAGTATTCCCCCGAGTCGTTGACGGGCGTGGGGGAGCTGGCGCAGTGGCTGGAGGACAACCGGCCGGTCGACGCCGAGCCGGGCATCATGCACGGCGACGCGCACCTCAACAACGTTCTGTTGCGCAGGGACACTCCCGAACTGGCCGCGTTCATCGACTGGGAGATGTGCACGATCGGCGATCCGCTGCTCGATCTCGGGTGGATGCTGGTGTGCTGGCCCGACAACCCCAACCCGATCAATGCGGGGTCGGCACTGGCCGCCCTCGGTGGTCTGGCCCACCGCGGTGAACTCGTCGAGGCCTACCGCGCCGCGGGAGGCCGCCAGACCGATCAGCTCGATTGGTATGTGGCGCTGGCCTGTTTCAAACTCGGCATCGTCATCGAGGGCACCTGGTCGCGGTACCTGGCCGGCCGGGCCAGCCGCGACGCCGGCGAGCAACTGCATGCCTCAGCCGAGAACCTCCTTTCGCTGGGGACGCGGGTCGCCAAGGGGGACAACCCCTTCGATTGACTTCTCGCCGAGCAGACGTATATGTACCCGACACGCCGGGGTTTTGGGCACATATGCGTCTGCTCGCGCGGGGGAGATCAGTACGTGTCGAGCGCGAGCTTGACGGCAAGGGCCACGCCGGCCGCGCCGATCAGGAATCGCAGCGGGGTGGCAGGCGCGTGACGCACGATCACCGGGCCCAGGCGTGAGCCGATCAGGCAACCGGCACCCAACGGGATGACGGCCGGCCAGTACACCGGGGCCACCACGATGAACGCCACCGCGGCAACCGAATTGGCGACACCGAGGATCACGTTCTTGGCGGCGTTGGCGTGCGCGAGCGTCGCGCCGCCGGTCCGCAGCATCAGCGCCAGCAGCAGCACCCCGGCGGCGGCCCCGAAGTAACCGCCATAGATGGTGATGAGGAAGATGGCCCCGGCCTCCATGGCGACCTTGATTCGATGTTCACGATGGTCGGCCACCCGTGTCTCCCGCTGGCGGCCGCGCGGCAGCAGAATCGCCACCGAAGCGAACGCCAGCAGGAACGGGACGATCTTCTCGAAGCCCTCGGCCGGCGTGCACAGCAGCAGGGCCGCGCCGAGTGCCCCACCGGCCATCGCGACCGGAATGATCCGTTTGATCCAGGCTGTCTGGCCGGCAAGCTCGGGCCGTGACCCCCACACCGAACCGACGCCGTTGAACACCAACGCCACGGTGTTGGTCACATTCGCGGTCACCGGCGGCAAGCCGATGAGCAGCAGTGCGGGATAAGTGGCCACCGAGGCCAGCCCGGCGATACTGCCGGTCAGTCCGCCGCCGATACCGGCGACGACGAGCAGGACGACCTCACCGACGCTCATGCCGTCCCCACTCCGCCGAGACTACGGAGTCAAAGTGTTTGCGTGAGCGGGCGGGCTGCGTCTAGCATCGCCAACGTGCCAAGGCGACTTGTAGTAGCAACCCGCAGCGGGGTCTGATCAGACCGACCCCTCGCTGTGGGTCGTTCGCTACTTCGTCGGTCACTTCCTCTAACCAGAGAAGACCGGCACATGCATCTCACTTCATCGGCACCGCAATCGGACCCGGCACCGTCGTTCGCCGCCCATTTCACCGACCCGCTGCCGCGTGGCCTGCGCGAAGCCGGTCAGACCGCCTCCTGGGACCAGTTCCTGGACGAATACGCGGCCGGCCCGGGAGCGTTGAAACTGGGCCAGTGGACCTGCACCGATACGGAGCGTTCGGCCAGCAGGCTGGGGCCGCAGGCTCGCCACTACCAGGCCACCCTGGCCCTGGGCGACACCATCAGTACCTTGACCGCGGCCGCGAGCGGACCCGTCGCCGCACTGACCGAGATGCTCTACGCGCGGGGGATCACGGTCGAGACCATGTCGTTTCATCAGCTGCCCACCGGCGGTCGGACGGCGACTTTCATCGAAGGCTGCGACGGCCTGCACAGCGAGTGGGCCATGGGGCTCGCCGATGATCCCGAGCAGTCGGCGCTGTACGCCATGATTGCCTGTGCCAATCGGCTGATGACCGCGGCGTGACAGCGTCCTGACAGCGCCGAGTGGCCAGTTGTGGCACGCAAATCCCAGGAAGCGTGCAACAACTGGCCATTGGGCCGTCGAATGCCTCAGTGCAGCGGGCGCAGCACGATCGGCATGCCGTCGATCGGCACCGGCATGCCGCCGTAGTCATAGCGCGGCCGGTAATCCGGGCTGGCGAGCTCCAGCTTGTAGCGACGCAGCAGCCGGTGCATCACGGTCTTGATCTCCAACTGGCCGAACACCATGCCGATGCACTTGTGCGCGCCGCCGCCGAACGGGGCGAACGCGTAGCGGTGGCTCTTGTGTTCGCTGCGCGGCTCGGCGAAACGCTCCGGGTCGAACTTGTCCGGGTCGGTCCACAGCTCGGGCAGCCGGTGGTTGATCGACGGCCAGGTCACCACGCTGGTTCCGGCCGGGATGAAGTAGCCCAGCAGCTCGGTGTCGCGCACGGCCTCGCGGAAGTTGAACGGCAGCGGCGTCATCATCCGCAGCGACTCGTTGATCACCAGGTCGTAGGTTTCCAGCTTGTCCAGCGACTCGAAGTCCAACGGCCCGTCGCCGATCCGCGCGGAGTCGTCGCGCAGGCGCTCCTGCCACTCCGGATTGGCCGCCAGGTGGTAGGCCATCGTCGTCATCGTCGAGGTCGACGTGTCGTGGGCGGCCATCATCAGGAAGATCATGTGACTGATGATCTGGTCGTCGGTGAAGGTCTGGCCATCCTCGTCGGCGGAATGACACAGCACGCTGAACATGTCGGTGCTCTCCGAGCGCCGCTTCTCGCCGATGCTCCTGGCGAAGTAGTCCTCGAGGGTCTTGCGGGCCTGGATGCCCCGCCACCATTTCAGCGGCGGCACCGACGTCCGCACAATGGCGTTGCCGGCTCGCGTAGTGGTGGTGAACGCATTGTTGATCGTGGTGACCAGGGCCCGGTCGGTACCCGCGGGAACACCCATGAACACCTCGGAGGCGATGTCGAGCGTGAGCTCCTTGATCGCCGGGTGGAACAGGAATCGCGGGTCGTTGGCCACCCAGTCGTCGGCCAGCACCGCCGAGGCCACCGAGTCGATGTGGGAGATGTAGCCGCTCAGCCTGGTACGGGTGAACGCCTCCTGCATGATCCGCCGGTGGAACATGTGCTCGTCGAAATCGAGCAGCATCAGGCCGCCTTCGAAGAACGGGCCGATCACCGGGTCCCAGGCGCGCTGCGAGAAGTCCTTGTTGCGGTTGGAGAAGACCGCCTGGGTGGCGTCGGGGCCCAGCGCCATCACCGAGGACAGGGCGGGGGACTGCGCGTAGTAGAGCGGACCGTTCTTGCGGTACTGCTCCAGGATGAAGTCGGGACCGCCACGGAAGATCTCGATCATGTGGCCGATGATCGGCAAACCGGAGTCGCCCATGATCGGCTTGAGGCCGCTGCCGGCGGGTGGCTCGGCGAAGACGAACTGGTCCCACTCCTTGGCCTTGAGGCGCTTTTCCAGTGCACCCATGCCCGGCAATGTGTTGGGCGTCGGGGTGAACCGGCGCTTGGCCTGATCGAGCAGGTAATTCGGGGTGCTGATGGTTGCCATGGGCCGCTCCTGACCAACAATGTCCGACGAAGTGTGGTCGATGTCACCACTTGAGGCCATCCTGACTGTCAGACTTGACGCATGTCAAGTTTTGAACTGGCGCGTCGTGGATGCAAAGGTCTAATGCCATGACCGCCGAATCGATACCGGGGAGCAGCAATGGCTCCACCGGGCGTCCGCAGGCCCGTCGCAGCCGGGGCGACCGGCAACGCGAGGCCATCGTGGCGGCCGTGCGGGACCTGCTCGAAGAGCAGTCGTTCGCCGATTTGTCGGTGAGCACCATCAGCGAGCGGGCCGGGGTGGCCCGGTCGGGCTTCTACTTCTATTTCGATTCGAAGTACGCGGTGCTGGCCGTGATCGTGTCGGACGCGATGGAACAACTCGCGGCGTTGACGCACAACTATGCGCCCCGGGACGCCGGTGAGACACCGGCCGCCTTCGCCAAGCGGATGGTCGGCAGTGCGGCAACCGTCTTCGCCACCAACGACCCGATCATGTCGGCCTGCACCGTCGCGCAGAACACCGACGCCCAGATCCGGGAGTTGATGAACGACTACGAGGACGCCGTGATCGACCAGATCGTCGGCCTCGTCGAGCAAGACGGGGGTGCGCGCCCGATCTCGGACGACCTCCCGGCGCTGGTACGGACCCTCGTGGCAACCACGGCGATGACGCTGTCGCACGACTCGGCCTTCGTGGGACGGGGCACCGACCCGGCCCGTGCGCTCGACGTGGTCGAGCGACTGTGGCTCAACGCACTGTGGGGTGGCCAGGAGGGCTAGCGTCACAGGTAAGGTCACCGCTATGGGGAGTGATACCGCGGGTAACGCCCGGGCGGACTTTCGGGGCAAGAAATGCTTGATCACCGGCGCGGCCAGCGGAATCGGCCGGGCCACAGCGCTGGCCCTGGCGGCCCGGGGCGCCGAGTTGTACCTGACCGACCGGGACGAGGTCGGTCTGGCCCAGACCGTTGCCGATGCCCGTGCGCTGGGCGCCCAGGTGCCCGCCCACCGGGCCCTGGACATCTCCGACTACGACCAGGTGGCGGCGTTCGGTGCCGACATCCATGCGGCGCATTCGTCGATGGATGTGGTGATGAACATCGCCGGGGTGTCGGCATGGGGGACCGTCGACCAACTCACCCATCAACATTGGCGCTCGATGATCGACGTCAACCTGATGGGCCCGATCCACGTGATCGAGACGTTCCTGCCGCCGATGGTGGAGGCCCGCCGAGGTGGGCACCTGGTGAACGTGTCCTCGGCCGCCGGCATCGTCGCATTGCCCTGGCACAGCGCCTACAGCGCCAGCAAGTACGGGTTGCGTGGGCTGAGTGAAGTGCTCCGCTTCGATCTGGCCAGGCACCGCATCGGGGTGTCTGTCGTGGTGCCGGGTGCGGTGAAAACCGGTCTGGTGCAGACGGTTCAGATCGCCGGCGTGGACCGGGAGGATCCGAACGTGCAGAAGTGGGTGGACCGGTTCGCCGGCCACGCCATCACGGCGGAGAAGGCGGCCGACAAGATCCTGGCCGGGGTGGCGCGCAACCGGTTCCTGATCTACACCTCGGTCGACATCCGCGCCCTGTACGCCTTCAAACGTGCCGCGTGGTGGCCGTACAGCGTGGCCATGCGACAGGTCAACGTGTTGTTCAGCCGGGCGTTGCGGCCGAAATCCGTGCAGCCCTAACGTTTTCCCCAATGCCAGGACGGCGTGTTGAGCATGCCGAAGCCTTCCACCTTCGTCTCACCCCACTGCTTGTAGAGCTCCACCTCGATCGCCGTGCTCCGCTCCTCGTCGGCGGCCGGCGTGGTGTCCAGGAAATCCAGCAGTGCACGTGAGTGTGTCACCACGACCACCTGGGACTGTTTGGCGGCGGCCTTGATGAGGGCGGCCAGCGGCCGGACCAGATCGGGGTGCAACGACGTCTCGGGCTCGTTGAGCACCATCAGCGACGGTGGCCGCGGGCTGGCAAGCGCCGTCGCCCACAGTAGGAAACGCAGTGTGCCGTCCGATAATTCGGCCGCGCGCAACGGTCGCAGCATGCCGCGCTGGCGTAGTTGCAGGTCGAACAGCCCGTCGTTGACCGCAACCGACACGGTGGCCCCGTCGAACGCGTCGGCCACCGCGCGGGCCAGATCGTCGAAGGTCGTTTCGACGATCGTCTGAACTGCCGCGGCCAGATCTGAGCCGTCGTCGGAGAGCACCGGGGTGCGGGTACCGACGTGGGGCTGGCGGGCGGGCGCTCCCGCGTCGACCCGGAATCCGTCGTAGAACCGCCAGTCGCGCAGCCGGTCCGAGACGGCCGACAGCTCCGGCAGTGCGTCCGGGTGTGCGTATTCGGCGAGCACGCTGCGGTAGGAAGGCAGCGAGCGGGTCAGCTCATCGAAACCTCGGCCCGATTGCGCGGCGACCTCGGCATACTCGCGGGTGCGGCTCACCAGCGTCGAGGCCGGACGCAGCACCGGCCCGGCGAACACCACTTCCCGTTTGATCTCGGGATCCTGGGCGAATGCCGACGGCTCGCCACCCGATCCAGCCATCTGCGGCAGGCCCAGATCCACCAGGTACCCGAAATCGTCTGCGGCGAAGCCGAGTTCGAGCGACACCGGGCGAGTCCGGACGGTGCCCTGGGTCTGCTCGTTCGGCTGTTCGGGGCCAGCCCACAAGACCGACTGCAGGCCGCCCTCGCGGGCCAGCGAGCCGATCACCTGGCCCCGGCCGCAGTCCGCCAGTAGCCGCAGCGCGCGATAGATCGATGACTTGCCGGTGCCGTTCGCGCCGGTGACCACCGTGAGGTCGGTCAGCGGCAGGATCACCTCCCGCAGCGAGCGGTAGCCCCGGATCGCGATGGTCTGCAGCATGGGTTCGAGGCTATTGGTCGACTGTGACAACTTGGCCGGTGGGAATCCCGTCCATGGACAGTTCCAGCCGAACACCCAGCAGCCGGATCGGTCGGTCCAGCTCGAACTGGTCGAAAACCGCCAGCGCCGTCTCGGTGATGACGCCGGCGTCGGTGCTCGGTGTGGCCAGCTTGCGGATCTTGGTGCGCGTGTAGAAGGTGCTGGTGCGCACGGTGACCGCCACCCGCGTGACGATGCGGCCCTGTTCGACCACCTCGTCGAGCGTCCGGCGGGTCAGCTCGCGGATCGCGTCGTCCATCTCGCCGCGCTCGGTAAGGTCGGCGGCGAAGGTGATGACGTGACTGCGGGACCGCGGGATCCAGGGCTCGGAGCTCACCTCGGTGTCACCGCCGCCTTTGGCGAGCAACAGGATCCACAGCCCGGTGCTGGGCCCGAACGCCGAGGTGAGCACGGTCGCATCGGTGGCGGCCAGATCGGCAACCGTGGTGATGCCCAGCGTGGCAAGCTTTTTCGTGGTCTTTGGGCCGACGCCCCACAGCGCATCGGGCGGACGGTCACCCATCACCGACATCCAATTGGCTTCGGTGAGCATGTAGACACCCGGGGCCTGATCTGCTCCTCGCGTGCGCGTCGGCTTGGCCAGCCCGGTCGCGACTTTCGCCCGTTGTTTGTTGTCACTGATACCCACCGAGCAGGACAGTCCGGTCTCGGCGGCGATGACGGTGCGGATGCGCTCGGCCAGCTCGACCGGATCGCTGACCTCGGCGCCGAGATAGGCCTCGTCCCAACCCCAGACCTCCAACGGATGGCCGAGATCGCGCAGCAGACCCATCACCTGTTCGGACGCCGCGTCGTAAGCCTCCGGGTCCGACGGCAGGAAGGTGGCGTCGGGGCATTTGCGGGCCGCCGTGCGCAGCGGCATGCCGGCGTGCACACCAAATTCACGTGCCTGATACGACGCGCAGGTGACCACCTTGCGGGGTTCGGTCGGATCGCCGCTGCCGCCGACGATGACGGGCAGGCCCTCGAGTTCAGGGTGACGGCGCAGCTCCACCGACGCCAGGAACTGGTCCAGGTCGACATGCAGCACCCAGGCGGTCATGGTGCTAGTGGCCACACAACTTGCGGGCGGTGTCCTGCCACGCCGCTGTGAGCTGGTCGAGGCTCCGGCCGTGGGAGAGTTGGTGGGCCAGGTAGTCGGGGTCCAGGAGCGCGATCAGGGCGTCGGCTTGGGCATCGAGATCACCTGTGGTGCCCGCGGTTTCGAGCAGCATCCGGACGTGGGTGCGGTGCAGGGTGAACGGGCCGGTGTAGCGCAGGGCGGGATCGCGGATGGCGTCGGACAGCAACGCTTGGTGGCAGTGCACGAAGCGGAGGCGATCCGCGCCGTAGGCCAGTAGCCGTTCCAGCGGGGGCGCGCCGGGTCCCAATGGGGGCGGGCCGAACATGAAGGCGTCCTGTTCGGCGGTCTCGTCCTCGTCGAGCAGCACCATCATCAGCCCGGCACGGCTGCCGAACCTTCGGAACACTGTGCCCTTCCCGACGCCTGCCTCTACCGCGATATCGTCGGTGCTGACCGCGTCGGGTCCGCGTTCGGCGATGAGCCGGCGCGCGGCATCGAGGATGAGGGCACGGTTTCGCGCGGCATCGCCGCGCTCCTGTGGCGCCGGGTCGATGCCCGCGAGCTGGGTCGGGCGGTCGGAGGCTGCCACAACTGCACTTTAACTCAGATGGAATTAATCGGACCACAGTCCGGTTGATCGTTGCGAGAATCGGGTCAGACGAACAAGGGAGTGGTGAACATGGCCGATGTGAAGGTCCTGGTATTGGTGGGAAGCCTGCGTGCAGCCTCGATCAACCGGCAGCTCGCCGAACTGGCGGTGGAGCAGGCGCCCGACGGGGTGGAACTGCGGATCTTCGACCGGCTGGGGGAGCTGCCGTTCTATAACGAGGACATCGACACCGACGATGTGGCCGAGTCTGTGGTCGCGCTGCGCGCGGCGGCCGCCGAGGCCGCCGCCGCGCTGGTGGTCACTCCCGAATACAACGGCAGCATCCCGGGTGTGTTGAAGAACGCGATCGACTGGCTGTCGCGGCCATGGGGCAACGGCGCGCTCAAGGACAAGCCACTGGCGGTGGTGGGTGCCGCGCTCGGGCAGTACGGCGGCGTGTGGGCGCACGACGAGACCCGCAAGTCCTTCGCCATCGCCGGGCCGCGCGTGGTCGAGGATCTCAAGCTCTCGGTGCCGTCCAAGACGCTCGACGACAAGCATCCGAGGGAGAACGCGGAGGTGGCCGCGGCGCTGCGCGACATTGTGGGCAAGCTCACAGTTGAGGTCGACTGAGGGTTCGTCTTCGCGTTTTGCCGTTCGCGCCGCTTTGCGGCAAAATCTTGCCGCCGGCTGGGTCACTGCGACCCGGCCGGCGGCTTTGCTATTGGGGGGTCTTGCGCTTTGCGGCGGCCTGGCTTGTCGGTGGCTGGTGGTACATCTGGGGCTGCGGCGCGACACGGTCTGTCAAGTCGGGCACGACACGCCGTCGGTGTGGTTGCTGGCAAGCTTACGACCTGGGAATTTCAGAAATGTTATTCAGAACATGTTGTATGGCTTCGAACTGTCGGCCACTAGGTGTAGTGTCTGTGAGACCGACAGGCCACCACAGTTCGGGAGCCGGCCGGAGCGTAGCGAATCCGGCCGAGTCGGTTTCAAGACCAGCCGGAGAGCGGCTTCGACCGGCAGGAATTTTGGCGGCCCGAAGGTCGCTGAACTTAAGCGAAACGTAAGACCCGATCAGTTGCCAGTCACCTGTCTAGATTTTTTCACTTTCCGCAAGAGGAGCCGTACCGAAGATGACCGTCACCGTGTACACCAAGCCCGCATGCGTGCAGTGCAACGCCACCTACAAGGCGTTGGAAAAGCAGGGCATCGAGTTCGAGAAGGTCGACATCACCCTCGACAGCGAGGCCCGCGACTACGTCATGGCGCTCGGCTACCTGCAGGCCCCGGTTGTGGTGGCCGGCAACGACCACTGGTCGGGCTTCCGGCCGGATCGGATCAAGGCACTCAGCACGGTCGCGGCCAGCGCGTAACGGAAGGTCATCAACGGGGAGGACGGAGAACACGATGAGTCATCTCGTCTACTTCTCCAGTGTCTCGGAGAACACCCACCGCTTCGTTCAGAAGCTCGGGTGGCCCGAAGACCGAGTCACCCGGATCCCGCTCCACGGCCGCATCGAGGTGAACGAGCCCTACGTTCTGATCCTCCCGACCTACGGCGGCGGCCGTGCCACCCCGGACATCAACAACGGTGGCTACGTACCCAAACAGGTCATCGCGTTTCTGAACAATGAACACAATCGGTCGTTGATCCGCGGCGTCATAGCCGCGGGCAACAACAACTTCGGTGCGGAATTCGCCTACGCGGGCGACGTAGTTTCGCGCAAATGCGGCGTGCCGTACCTGTACCGCTTCGAACTCATGGGAACTCCGGACGACGTAGAAGCCGTTCGCACGGGGTTGAAAGACTTTTGGAAGGACCAGACGTGCCACCAACCGTCACAGCTGCAGAGCCTGTAACCACCGCCGCGCACGCGC includes these proteins:
- a CDS encoding NAD(P)H-dependent oxidoreductase; the encoded protein is MADVKVLVLVGSLRAASINRQLAELAVEQAPDGVELRIFDRLGELPFYNEDIDTDDVAESVVALRAAAAEAAAALVVTPEYNGSIPGVLKNAIDWLSRPWGNGALKDKPLAVVGAALGQYGGVWAHDETRKSFAIAGPRVVEDLKLSVPSKTLDDKHPRENAEVAAALRDIVGKLTVEVD
- a CDS encoding redoxin NrdH, whose amino-acid sequence is MTVTVYTKPACVQCNATYKALEKQGIEFEKVDITLDSEARDYVMALGYLQAPVVVAGNDHWSGFRPDRIKALSTVAASA
- the nrdI gene encoding class Ib ribonucleoside-diphosphate reductase assembly flavoprotein NrdI; translation: MSHLVYFSSVSENTHRFVQKLGWPEDRVTRIPLHGRIEVNEPYVLILPTYGGGRATPDINNGGYVPKQVIAFLNNEHNRSLIRGVIAAGNNNFGAEFAYAGDVVSRKCGVPYLYRFELMGTPDDVEAVRTGLKDFWKDQTCHQPSQLQSL